Below is a window of Candidatus Limnocylindria bacterium DNA.
CGCGCGCTCCCACTGCGCGCCCTTCGGCGCGTGCTGGCGCTTCTCGACGTAGGCGTAGGTCGTGTCGTCGGGCGCGACCATCCCAGCGCGCGCGCCCGCCTCGATCGACATGTTGCAGATGGTCATGCGCCCTTCCATCGACAGCGCGCGGATCGCCGAGCCGCGATATTCGATCACCGTGCCGACACCGCCGCTCACGCCGATGCGCGCGATGATCCCGAGGATCACGTCCTTCGCCCACACGCCATGCGGAAGCGCGCCCTCGACGGTGACCGCCATCGTGCCGGGGCGCTTGGCCCAGAGCGTCTGCGTCGCGAGGACGTGCTCGACCTCGCTCGTCCCGATCCCGAACGCGATCGCGCCGAAGGCGCCGTGCGTCGACGTATGGCTGTCGCCGCACACGATCGTCATGCCCGGCTCCGTGAGTCCGAGCTGCGGCGAGATGACGTGGACGATCCCCTGCTCCGGCGCGCCCATCGGGAAGAGACGGATGCCGAACTCGCGCGCGTTGCGGGCCATCGCTTCCATCTGCTTCAGGGAGATGTCGTCGGCGGGAGTCGCGACCGTCGTCGGCACGTTGTGATCCATCGTCGACAGCGTGAGGTCGGGCCGCCGCACCTTGCGGTGCGCAAGCCGCAGCCCTTCGAACGCCTGCGGCGAGGTCACCTCATGGACGAGATGGAGATCGACGTAGAGAAGATCCGGCTCGCCCGCGGCCCGCCGCACGACGTGCTGCTCCCAGACCTTCTCCGCGAGCGTGCGCCTGGTCACGGCGCCGACGTGTCGAGCTCCTCGGCAGGGAACCCGTGCCCGCGGATCAGCGCGAGCACCGAGTCGGCGTGCGCGCGATCGCGGGTGTCCACGATGACGTCGAGGCCGACGCGGCCGAGTCCGGCGTACGGGCCGACGCGGTGGATCCCAACGTGAAGGATGTTGATCCGCTCGGCGGTGAGGATGCCGGTGAGCTCGTGCAGCATGCCCGGCCGGTCGTCGAGCCAGGTGCGGAACGCCAGATAGCGGCCAGCCGACGCAAGACCCTGCTGCAGCGCTTTGCCGAGGAGGTTGGGGTCGATGTTGCCGCCGCTCACCACGACGCCGACCTTTTGACCGCCGACGTGGCCGTTCGCCTCGAGGACCGCGGCGATGCCCGCGGCGCCCGCGCCCTCTGCGAGCATCTTAGTGCGCTCGAGCAGCACGACGATCGCGCGCGCGATGGCCTGATCGCTGACGGTGATGATGTCGTCGACGTACGTACGAACGATCGCGAGCGTCCGCTCCGCGGGGCGGCGCACCGCGATGCCGTCGGCGATCGTCGCAGCCGCTCTCTCGGTGATGCGTCCGTCGCGGAACGACTCCGCGAAGGCCGAGGCGCCGTCGGACTGCACGCCGATGATGCGCAGGCGCGGCCTCCGCTCCGACGCGGCGAGCGCGATCCCCGCGATCAGCCCGCCGCCGCCCACCGGTACGACGAGCGTGTCGAGCTCGTCGGCGTCCTCGAGCATCTCGAGAGCGACGGTTCCCTGACCGGCGATGACGTCGTCGTCGTCGAACGCGTGCACGTACGTGCGTCCGCGCTCGCGCGCGATGTCGAGGGCGACAGCGTGCGCTTCGTCGTAGCCGCCGTCGGCGAGCACGGTCTCGGCGCCGCTGCGCTGGATCGCGGTGAGCTTCGCCAGCGGGACGCCCTGCGGCAACACGACGGTCGCGGGCGCGCCGACGAGCTGCGCGGCGAACGCGACACCTTGTCCGTGGTTGCCGGCGGACGCGGTCACGACACCCGCTGTGCGCTTCGCCGCATCGAGGCGCGTGAGCGCGTTCAGCGCGCCGC
It encodes the following:
- a CDS encoding aconitase family protein, translated to MTRRTLAEKVWEQHVVRRAAGEPDLLYVDLHLVHEVTSPQAFEGLRLAHRKVRRPDLTLSTMDHNVPTTVATPADDISLKQMEAMARNAREFGIRLFPMGAPEQGIVHVISPQLGLTEPGMTIVCGDSHTSTHGAFGAIAFGIGTSEVEHVLATQTLWAKRPGTMAVTVEGALPHGVWAKDVILGIIARIGVSGGVGTVIEYRGSAIRALSMEGRMTICNMSIEAGARAGMVAPDDTTYAYVEKRQHAPKGAQWERA
- the ilvA gene encoding threonine ammonia-lyase, which translates into the protein MEKPALSRAAVVEAAARIAPHVRRTPTERSPALSQLAGREVYLKLENLQRTGAFKIRGALNALTRLDAAKRTAGVVTASAGNHGQGVAFAAQLVGAPATVVLPQGVPLAKLTAIQRSGAETVLADGGYDEAHAVALDIARERGRTYVHAFDDDDVIAGQGTVALEMLEDADELDTLVVPVGGGGLIAGIALAASERRPRLRIIGVQSDGASAFAESFRDGRITERAAATIADGIAVRRPAERTLAIVRTYVDDIITVSDQAIARAIVVLLERTKMLAEGAGAAGIAAVLEANGHVGGQKVGVVVSGGNIDPNLLGKALQQGLASAGRYLAFRTWLDDRPGMLHELTGILTAERINILHVGIHRVGPYAGLGRVGLDVIVDTRDRAHADSVLALIRGHGFPAEELDTSAP